In Deinococcus irradiatisoli, the genomic stretch GGCTTCAGCCGCGCTCCTTACTTCCTACTTCACGAACAACATCTGGCGGTAGGTGGGCATCGGCCAGTGCTTGGCGGCCACCACCTTCTCGAGCTTGTCGGCGGCCTGGCGCACCGCCTGCATGGCCGGCAACACGTGGTCGCGCATGTGGTGGGCCTTCTCGTGGACTTCCTCGCCGCCCTGCGCTTCGTTCTGGGCGCGCAGGTCGCTCAGCGCGTCGTACATCTCGTCGGCGGCCTGGGCCACTTCCTCGGAAATCGCGCTGGCCGCTTTCCCGGCCTTGATGCCGCTCAGTTCGGCAAGGTAAGCCAGCGCCGCCGGCATGATCTGGGTGGCGGCCACCGACTCGGTGGTCTCGCCCTCAATGTTCACCGTCTTGAAGTAGATGTCGTACATGATTTCCTGGCGGGCGGCGAGTTCACGCTCGCTCAGGACGTTGTACTTGCCGAACAGGGCCACGTTCTTGGCGTCGCTGAGGTGCTCGATGGCGTCGAGGCTGGTGCGCATGTTCAGCAGGCCGCGCTCCTGCTCGGCTTCCTGGTGCCACGCCTCGGCGTAGCCGTCACCGTTGAAGATGATGCGCTTGTGCGCTTCGTAGGTCGCCTTGACGAGTTCGCCCACCGCCGACTGCAAATCCTGCCCGTCGGCGAGCTTGGCCTTGAGTTCCTGGGTCAGCACCTGCACCGCGTCGGCCACGATGGTGTTGAGCACCGTGATCGGAAAGGAAATGCTCTGCGAGCTGCCCACCGCCCGGAACTCGAACTTGTTGCCGGTAAAGGCGAACGGACTGGTGCGGTTGCGGTCGCCGGCGTGCCGCGGAATTTCCGGCAGCACGCTGGAGCCCAGGCCCAGAAAGCCCGCCGCCTTGCCGCGCCCGCCCTGACCGCTGGCGATGCGGTCGAGAATCTCGGTGAGTTCGCTGCCCAGGAAGATGCTGATGATCGCCGGCGGCGCTTCGTTGGCCCCCAGGCGGTGGTCGTTGTTGGCCGAGGCCACGCTGATGCGCAGCAGGTCCTGGTGCTCGTCCACGGCCTTGATCACCGCCGAGCAGAAGAACAGGAACTGCAGGTTCTCGTGCGGGGTGGCGCCGGGTTCGAGCAGGTTGTCGCCCAGGTCGGTGCCCATGCTCCAGTTGCAGTGCTTGCCCGAGCCGTTGATGCCGGCGAAGGGTTTTTCGTGCATCAAGGCGACGAGGCCGTATTTGCGGGCCGTGTTGCGCAGCACCTGCATGATCAGCTGCTGGTGGTCGGCGGCCACGTTGCTCTGCTCGTAGATCGGGGCGATCTCGAACTGGCCCGGCGCGACCTCGTTGTGGCGGGTCTTGACCGGAATGCCCAGGGCGTAGAGCTGCGTTTCGGCGTCGGTCATGAAGCTCAGCACCCGGTCGGGAATGGCGCCGAAGTAGTGGTCCTCGAGCTCCTGGCCGCGCGGCGGCTTGGCCCCGAAGAGGGTGCGCCCGGTCATCACCAGGTCGGGGCGGCGGTAGAAGTAGTCCTCGTCAATCAGGAAGTATTCCTGCTCGGCGCCCAGGCTGCTGCTGACCCGGCCCACCGGGGTGTCGAAGAGGTTGAGCGCCGGCACCACCGCTTTGTTGAGCGCCTCGATCGAGCGCAGCAGCGGGGTCTTGAGGTCGAGCGCCTCGCCGGTCCACGACGCGAAGGCGGTCGGAATGCACAGGGTCGCGCCGTTGGCGTGGCGCATGATAAAGGCCGGGCTCGACGGGTCCCAGGCGGTGTAACCGCGCGCCTCGAAGGTGGCCCGCAGGCCGCCCGACGGAAACGAGCTGGCGTCGGGCTCGGCCTGAATCAGTTCGCTGCCGGAAAACTGCGCCAGGGCGCTGCCGTCGCTGCTGGGCGACAGAAAGCTGTCGTGCTTCTCGGCGGTCGAGCCGGTCAACGGCTGAAACCAGTGGGTGTAGTGGGTGGCGCCCTTGTCCATCGCCCAGGTTTTCATGGCCAGCGCCACCGCGTCGGCGATTTTCGGGTCCAGCGGATCGCCGCGCTCCAGGGTGGCCTGCAAGCTCTTGAACATCGGCTTGGACAAACGCTGGCGCAGCGTCTCGAGCGTCAGCACGTCCTCGCCGAACACCTCGCTGACGAGTTGCTGGGGCGTGTGCTTCTGCTGCACGTCGATGCGCCAGTTGCGCGCGGCCGCGACGACTTCAAAGTCTTGATTCATAGCATTCTCCTTGGCGGGTTCACGGCTGAGCATCGGCCCGGCCAGCCCCGGCGAACTCCTGTGAGGTCACGGCGTCTTCCGGCTGAGAGGAGTATAAAGGCCCGCAGAAAAAACCGTCAACGATTTGTCAGACAACTTGCAGATTTTTGGGGTTGTGGGCCAGCCAGACCCGTGAAACCGAGCACGCTGCTGCCCTCGGATCGGACGAACTTCCAGTTTTACTGGTACATTCTGCAAGGCAGCAAGGAAGAAGTGGCGGGCCGGGAAGCCGCTTGCCGAGGAGCGAACAAAGCCGCTAGCCTGACGGGCAAGCCCGGCGCGCCGCCGGCTTTGACCGCCACTTTCGTTCCGCTTCCCGGAGGCGTTTTTTCCATGACCCCAGACGATGCTCCCCGACCCTCCACCCAGGCCAGCGTGCTGCAGCAACTGCAGGAAAGCCGGGTCAATTTCCTGCGCCTGCAGTTCACCGACGTGCTGGGCACCGCCAAGAACATCGAGGTGCCGCGCAGCCAGTTCGAGAAAGCGCTCTCCGGCGGCGTGATGTTCGACGGCTCCTCGATTCAGGGTTTTACCCGCATCGAGGAATCCGACATGCTGCTGCAACCGGACCTCTCGACCTTCCTGATCTACCCGCAGTTCTCGCGCGAGGAAGGCGAGCGCGGCAAGGTCGCCCGGATCATCTGCGACGTGATGCTGCCGTCTGGCGAACCGTTTCCCGGCGATCCGCGCTTCGTGCTCAAGCGCCAGATCGCCCGCGCCGCCGAAGCGGGCTTTACGTTGTACGCCGGCACCGAGCCGGAATTCTTTCTGTTCGAGCGCGGCCCCGGCGGGCGTGGCACCACCCTCACCAACGACCAGGCCGGGTACTTCGACCTCGCTCCGATCGACCAGGGTGAGCGGATTCGCCGCGAGATCACCAACAAGCTCTTCGAGATGGGCTTCGAGATCGAGGGCGCCCACCACGAAGCCGCGCCGGGCCAGCACGAGATCGACTTCCGTTACCAGGACGCCCTGGCCGCCGCCGACGCCATCAGCACCTTCAAGTTCGTGGTGAAAAGGGTCGCGCTGGAATACGGCCTGCTGGCCAGTTTTCTGCCCAAGCCGGTGGCCGGCGTCAACGGTTCGGGCCTGCACACCCACCTGTCGCTGTTCAGGAACGGCCACAACGCCTTCTACGACCCGGCCGGCGAGTTCGAACTTTCCGACACGGCGCTGCACTTCATCGGCGGCCTGCTCGACCACGCGCCGGGCCTGTGCGCCGTGACCAACCCGACCATCAATTCGTTCAAGCGCCTCGTGCCCGGCTTCGAAGCGCCGGTCAACGTGGCCTGGAGCACCTCCAACCGCTCGGCCCTGCTGCGGGTGCCGGCCAAGCGCGGCAACAGCACCCGCGCCGAATTCCGCTTGCCCGACCCCAGCTGCAATCCGTATCTGGCCCTCAGCGTGATTCTGGCCGCGGGCCTGGACGGCATCGTGCAGAAAACCGTGCCGCCGCCGGCCATTCAGCGCAACATCTACCAGATGACGGTGCGCGAAAAGCGCCACCACCGGGTGCGCGAGCTGCCGCGCGACCTCTACGACGCCCTGGAGAGCCTGGAGCGCGACGAGGTGGTGGCGGGCGCGCTGGGTGACCACGCCCTGGAGCACTTCCTGCGCGCCAAGCGGGCCGAGTGGCGCACCTACGCCGCCGTGGTGCATCCCTGGGAGCTCGAGCAGTACCTCGATACGGTGTGATCCCGCCACTTCCCCCAACGGGCAGCAAATGAAAATTGGAGCGGTAAAGCAATGAGAATTGCCTATAACCCAGTCAGACAGCAATAATGTCTGCAATAAACGGCGAAATATGAGAATGTATTGCGAAATCGCCCATGAGCTTTACATTGACATCGCTTTAAGTTCCTCTTACACTGGCGGAAGTTCCCTATACACCCGTGCCACTTCGGCACCCGGAGGCTTATGAAGAAGACCAGCATTCTCGCATTGACCTTGCTCGGCAGCTTGACCCTCGGCGCGGCCAGCGCCCAGACCACCATCAAGATCGCCACCCTCTCGCCGCTGTCCGGCGGCCAGTCGGACCTGGGCACCCAGATCAAGAACGGCGCCCAGCTGGCCGTCAACGAGTACGCCTCGCAGTTCAAGCGCCTCGGCTTTGATCTGAGCCTCGTCGGCTACGACGACCAGGCCGACCCGGCCACCGGCACCGCCGCTGCCCGCAAGATCGCCGCCGACAACAGCATCCTCGCGGTGGTCGGCACGCTGAACTCCGGCGTGGCGATTCCTTCGAGCGCGGCGCTGGCCCCCAGCCACGTGGCGATGGTCAGCCCGGCCAACACCGCCAACCAGGTCACCGACCGCGGCCTGAAGAACATGAACCGCATCGTGGCCCGTGACGACGCCCAGGGCCCGGCCGGCGCCAACTTCATGGTCAGCAAGCTCAAGGTCAAGAGCGTGTACCTGCTCAACGACAAGACCGCCTACGGCGAAGGTCTGGCGGCCGAGGTCAAGAAGGCCCTGCAGGCCAAGAACGTCAAGATCTCGGGTGACGAAGGCACCGAGGAAAAGAGCGACTTCTCGGCCATCATCCAGAAGATCAAGCTGACCAAGCCTGACGCCATCTACTTCGGCGGCATCTACAACCAGGTCGGCGTGTTCCTCAAGCAGCTGCGCGAGCAGGGCGTGACGATCCCGGTGGTCGGCGGCGACGGCCTGGACAGCGAGCAGATGGTCACCATCGGCGGCAAGGGCTCGGACAACGTCTTCTACACCACCGTGGCCGCGCCGGCCGAAGCGCTGCCCGCCGCCAAGACGGTGGCCAACAACTACAGCAAGACCTTCGGCAAGGACATCCAGGGCTTCGGTCTGTTCGGCTACGACGCCGCCAAGGTGACGCTGCAGGGCGTGCTGGCGGCGATCAAGGCCAACGGCAACAAGCTGCCCAGCCGCGAACAGGTCGAAACGGCCGTCCGCAAGGTGCGCGCCACCGGGCTGCTCTCCGGCACCGTGCAGTTCAACAGCGTGGGTGACCGGCAGTCGGCCAAGATGTACATCATGAACATCAACAACGGCAAGTTCACGCTCGATTCCACCATCAGCGTCAAAGCGCCCACCCAATAACCCGAGATCACCCTCTCTGGCCGAGTATGGCCTCGTGAAAAGGGGCTGGGCACTGTGCCCGGCCTCTTTTTGAGTTGGTGACCTGACGCGCAGCTGATCACGCTGCGCTTTCCCCCGCGTTCAAGCCTTGAAGAGGCAAAGGAGGCTTCTTTTGGATTTCGCGACACTCGCGCCGTTCCTGGTGGGCGTTATCGTCAGCGGCCTGGTGCTGGGCTTCGTCTACGCCATCATTGCGCTGGGCTACACCATGGTGTACGGCGTGCTGCAACTCATCAACTTCGCCCACTCGGAAGTCTTCGTGACCGGCGCGGTGGTGGGGTTCGAGGTGTTCAGGGTGCTGGGCGACTCGCCGATGAACGGCTACCTCAAGCTCCTGATCGCCCTGCTCGCCGCCATGCTGGTTTCGGGCCTGCTCAATGTGCTGATCGAGCGCCTGGCCTACCGGCCGCTGCGCAACGCGCCCAGGCTGGTGCCGCTGATCACCGCCATCGGCGTGTCGCTGATCTTGCAGGACCTGATCCGCATCATCGAGGGCTTTCAGGGCCGCTTCGATCTGACCTACCGGTTGCCGGAAGGCTTCAGTACCTCGTTTTGCGGTGCCGAGAGCAGCTGCGCCCCGATTGGAAAATTCCTGGGCACCGTCGGCATTCAACTGCAGCTCAAGGAAGTCATGCTGGTGGTGGTGTCGCTCATCATGCTCGGCGGCCTCAACTACCTGGTGAACTACACCAAACTCGGCCGGGCCATCCGCGCCGTGGCCCAGGACCGCGTCACCGCCGGCCTGATGGGCATCGACGCCAACGGCATCATCAGCCTCACCTTCCTGATCGGCGGCGCGCTCGGCGGCGTCAGCGGGGTGCTGTTCGGCCTCAAGTTCGGCACCGTCAACGCCTACTCGGGCTTCGACCCCGGCATCGTGGCCTTCACGGCGGCGGTGCTCGGCGGCATCGGCAGCATTCCCGGCGCGGTGCTCGGCGGGCTGGTGCTGGGCGTCATTCAGAACCTCATCGGCGTGACCAACATTCTCGGCAACGTGCTGGGGCTGGCCAACCTCGGGGTGATCGATTCCTCGTACCAGCGCATCGGGGCCTTTCTGGTGCTGGTGCTGATCCTGATCTTCAAGCCCACCGGCCTGCTGGGCCGCAGCAACACGGAGAAAGTATGACCGCCGTTCGTCCCGGCTCGCAGCCGCCGACCCGCGCGCCCGACCGCAGCCTGAGCCTGATCGTGCTGGCGATCATCAGCAGCGCCCTGCTGCTGATCAGCCAGGAGCGCAGCTGGCTCGCGGCGCTGCCGAGCTTTATCGGCAACATCCTGAAAAACCCGCTGGTCGCCTCGCTGGTACTGACCCTCTTTCTGGCGAACCTGCTCTTCGCCTACCGCTGGAACGCCCAGCTGTGGGCCAAGCTGCTGGTCGGCGGCCTGAGTCTGTTCCTGATCTTGCCGTGGGCGGGGCGCGACAACACCTCGGTGTTCGATCTGGCGATTCAGATCGGCATCTTCGCCGCGCTGTCGCTGGGCCTCAACATCGTGGTGGGGCTGGCCGGGCTGCTCGACCTGGGCTACATCGCCTTCTTCGCGGTGGGCGCCTACACCTGGGGCATTTTCGGCAGCGGGCAGATCGGCAAGGTCATGACCTACTTCAAGGAAAACGGCAGCAACGGACCGCTGACCCTGATCATCGGTCTGGCGCTGCTGATTGCCACGGCGCTGAGCCTGCGGGCCATCAACCGGGTGAAGGGCAAGCGCACGCCGGCGGCCAACTGGGGCTTTTTGCTGGCCGCACTCGGCCTGGTGATCGGCGTCATTCTGACAGTGCGCGGCGCGGTGATTCTGGCCTCGGCCGGCACGGCGCTGGGCAGCGGCGTCAACCCCAACTTCTTCTGGCTGTTTCTGATTCTGGCGGTGGCCGCCGCCGCCAGCGTGGGCGTGCTGATCGGCCTGCCGGTGCTCAAGCTCAAGGGCGATTACCTCGCCATCATCACGCTGGGCCTGGGCGAAGTGATCCGGGTGCTGGCCAACAACCTCAGCATCTACTCCAACGGCTCGCAGGGCATCACGCCCATCGGCTCGGCCTCGGTGCCGTGGCTCGATTCGCTGGCCGGCGGGCTGGGTTTCTCGCCGGACCAGTACAATCTGTTTTTCCTGTATTTCCTGGTGCTGGTGATCATCGCCGTGATCATCCTGGTGAACATGCGCCTCGACCGCTCACGCATCGGCCGGGCCTGGATCGCCATCCGCGAGGACGAGATCGCCGCCCAGGCGATGGGCATTCCGCTGGTGCAGACCAAGCTGATCGCCTTTGCCACCGGCGCGAGCTTCGCCGGCATCATGGGCGTGATCTTCGCCGCCAAGCAGACCTTCATCAGCCCCGAGTCGTTTATCCTCACCCAGTCGATCTCGGTGCTGAGCATGGTGGTGCTGGGCGGTCTGGGCAGCATTCCCGGCGTGATTCTGGGCGCGGCGGTCGTGACGATTCTCAACATCAGCCTGCTGCCCAGCCTGGGTGAAGCCACCGCCAACCTGAACCTGCCGCAGCAGGTCAATCCGGCGCAGCTTCAGCGTCTGGTGTTCGGCGGCATTCTGGTGGCGATGATGCTGTTCCGACCCGAAGGCCTGCTGCCCAGCGTGAGGCAGCGCCGCATGATGCACGAAGACGACGACGTGGCGGGCAACCTGACGCCGCAGGACTCGATTGCCGGCGAACTCAACCCCGAGAACGCCGCCGAGGTCTACTCGCCGGGCATCGCCACGCGGGCCGACAACGAGCGCGGCGGAGGAACACAGTGACCGCTTCAGCTTCCACCCGAAAAACCCGCGCCGCCGCGCCGCCGAGCAGCATTCTGAGCATCAAGGGACTCACCAAGATCTTCGGCGGTCTGACGGCCGTCAACAGCGTGGACCTCGAGATTCCGCGCCAGAGCATCGTCAGCGTGATCGGTCCCAACGGCGCCGGCAAGACCACCTTCTTCAACATGATCACCGGCATCTACGAGCCGAGCGCCGGCACGGTGGAACTCGACGGCCAGAGTCTGGTGGGCCTCAGGCCCGACCAGGTCACGTCCGCCGGCATCGCCCGCACCTTCCAGAACATCCGGCTGTTCGCTTCGATGGACAGCCAGGAAAACGTGATGGTGGGCCGCCACGCCCGCCTCAAGGCCGGCTACATCGATTCGCTGCTGCGAACCCGGCGCTTTCACGACTCCGAGCAGGAAGCCCGCGAAGTGGCCGACCTGATGCTCGATTTCGTGGGCCTCAAGCGTTTCCGTTTCGAACTGGCGACCAACCTGCCCTACGGCGATCAGCGCAAGCTGGAAATCGCCCGCGCGCTGGCGACGAGTCCCAAGCTGGTGCTGCTCGACGAACCGGCCGCTGGCATGAACCCGCGCGAGACCGAGGAACTCAAGAGCCTGATCCGGCGCATCCGCGACGATCTGGGCGTCACGGTATGCCTGATCGAGCACGACATGCGGCTGGTGATGACATTGAGCGAACACATCACGGTGCTGGACTACGGCACCAAGATCGCCGAGGGCCTGCCGCACGAGGTGCGCAACAACCCCAAGGTGATGGAAGCCTACCTGGGGCGCGGCGCGGCGGCCGGCGAGTACGGCAAGGAAGAAGCGCTCAAGGGAGGCGCGGCCGATGCTTGAACTGCGCGGCGTTCACACCTACTACGGCCACATTCACGCCCTCAAGGGCATCGACGCGGTGGTGCCCGACGGCGAGATCGTGGCCCTGATCGGCGGCAACGGCGCCGGCAAGACCACCACCCTGCGGACCATCAGCGGCATGCTGCGCCCCAAGCAGGGCAGCGTGCTGATGCAGGGCAAGGACATCTCCGGCATTCCCGCCCACCAGATTTTGCAGATGGGCATGAGCCACGTTCCCGAAGGCCGGCGCATCTTTCCGCAGCTCACGGTGCGCGAGAACCTGGAAATCGGCGCCCACACCGTCACCGACCGCAAGGTAATCGAGGAGCGCATCCAGGAAGGCTTTACCTACTTCCCGCGCCTCAAGGAACGTGAGCACCAGCTCGGCGGCACCATGTCCGGCGGCGAGCAGCAGATGCTGGCGATTGCCCGCGCCCTGATGGTCAACCCCAAGCTTCTCTTGCTCGACGAGCCGAGCATGGGCCTCTCTCCCCTGTTCGTGGAGGCGATTTTCGACATCATCGTGGAACTCAACGCCAAGCGCGGCACCACCATCTTGCTGGTCGAGCAAAACGCCCAGATGGCGCTGAGCGTCGCCAAGCACGCCTACGTGTTGCAAACCGGCGAGGTCAAGCTTTCCGGCAACGCCGCCGACATCGCCGAGGACGAGAGCGTGCGCAAGGCCTACCTCGGCGAGGACTGAACTTCAGGCCAGCCCGGCCCCAGCTCGCCCCAGCTTGACAGCGCCGAGCCTGCCACCTTAACCTGACGGCTACGCTACCTGTTTAGACATCTTGCCGCGCCGCGTCCGGGGCCGCTGGTCCGGCCACTCAGGTATATTGAGAATCCTGGCACCGTCCCCAAGCCGCCCACGCCCTTTTTTTCTGGAGGTTCCATGCAATCGATCAAGTTCAAACCCGCCCTCAAGAACGTGCTGCTCACCGCCCTGCTGGCGTCCTCGGCCGGCCTCTCGGCCCAGGCCGCGACCCTGGTGTTCGGCAACAACGGCGAGCCGGTCAGCCTGGAGTCGGGCAACATCACCGACGGCATCTCGATTCTGGTGCAGCACCAGATTTACGACACCCTGGTGCACTTCAAAGACGGCACCACCAACACCATTCCGGGCCTGGCGACTTCCTGGAAGGCCAACGCCGACGCCACCTCGTGGACCTTCAACCTGCGCAAGGGCGTAAAGTTCCATGACGGCACCCCCTTCAACGCCGACGCGGTGGTGTTCAACTGGCAGCGCTTCTGGGACCCCAAAAACGAGTACGGCTACCGTGACCAGGGCCGCACCTACGAAATCGTCGGGCAGCTGCTCGGCGGCTTTAAGGGCGAGAAGGGCTCGGTCATCAAGGACATCGTCAAGGTCAACGACTACACCGTGCGCTTCGACCTCAGCGGCTCGAGCTCGGTGCTGCCCTCGGTGGTGGGCGCCGGCTACTTCGGCATCGCCTCACCGACGGCCGTCAAGAAAGACGGCGCCAAGTACGGCACCCCGTCGAGCACCCCGGTCGGCACCGGCCCGTTCAGCTTCGTATCGTGGAAAACCGGCGACCGCATCACCCTCAAGGCCAACACCGACTACTGGGGCACCAAGCCCAAGGTCGACACGCTGGTGATCCGCTCGATCAAGGACGCTTCGCAGCGCCTCAACGAGCTCAAGGCCGGCACCATCGACTTTACGGCCGACCTCTCACCTGACGCCCTCAAGGACGTCACGGCCGACAAGTCGCTGGCCGCGGTGCGCAAACCCAGCTTCAACGTCGGCTTCCTGAGCCTGAACAACAGCAACCAGTACCTCAAGAACGACAAGGTCCGGCAGGCCATCAGCATGGCGATCAACAAGAAAGCCATCGTGGACGCCTTCTGGAACGGCCTGGGCGTGTCGAGCACCAGCTTCCTGCCGCCGGTGCTGGGCTGGGCCAACTCCAAGAACGTGCCGGCCGACTACAAGTACGACCCGGCCGCCGCTAAGAAGATGCTGGCCGACGCCGGCTACCCCAACGGCATTTCTCTGGACCTGTGGTACATGCCGGTGAGCCGTCCCTACTTCCCCAACCCCAAGCCGATCGCCGAGGCGATGGCCGCTGACCTCAGCGCCATCGGCATCAAGGTCAACCTCAAGACTGAGGACTGGGCCAAGTACCTGGACGACCGCAACAAGGAACCCGGCTTCGACATGTACATGATCGGCTGGACCGGCGACTACGGCGACCCGGACAACTTCTACGCCGCCTACTACGGCCCCAACGCTGCCGACGACATCAACTTCAAGTCGCCGGAACTCAACGCGCTGCTCGACCAGGGCCGCGCCGCGGTGGGCCAGGCAGCCAAGGCCAAGATCTACGCGCAGATTCACGAGATCACCTACAAGGCCGGCTACCGCATTCCGATCGTGCACAGCCAGCCGCTGGCCGCCAAGCGCACCTACGTGCAGGGCTGGGTGCCCAGCCCGCTGGGCAGCGAGGCGTTCAACAAAATCTCGATTGTCGGCAAGAAGTAAGTTTTGACCCAGCAGGGCGGAGCGCCTCACAGGCTCCGCCCTGCTGACGTGAAGTCGGCAGTAAGCTGAGGGCCCGGCCTCCCGTTCTCAACGCTGGGCGGCCCGGTTTCCATGTTTTATGAAGGAGGGCTGACTTTGGCCGCTTACGTTCTGCGACGGTTACTGCGCACGCTTCTGGTCATTATCGGCATCAGTGTGGTGGTGTTCGCCTTCGTGCGCTCGATTCCCGGTGACCCGGCCGTCGCCATGCTCGGCGAGCGCGCCACCCCCGAAGCCGCCGCACGCCTGCGCGAGCAGCTCGGCCTCAACCAGCCGTGGTTTATCAACTACAAAGACCCGGCCCACCTCTTCGACGCCCAGTATCCCAAGTACGTGGGCGCGCTGCTGCACGGCGATCTGGGCAGCGGCATCAAGAGCCAGATTCCGGTTGTGAACGAGCTCAAGACCCGCTTTCCCGCCACCGTCGAACTGGCCATCGGGGCGATCATCTTCGCGCTGCTGATCGGCCTGCCCGCCGGGATCATCGCGGCCCTGAGGCGCAACACCGTCTGGGACAACCTCGCCACCGCCGTGAGCCTGGTGGGGGTCAGCATGCCGGTGTTCTGGCTGGGGCTCTTGCTGTCGTGGTTTTTCGCGGTGGTGTTGGGCTGGCTGCCGCCGAGTTCTCGCCTCAGCGTCGGCTACAGCATCCAGCCGATCACCGGTCTGGACGTGCTCGACGGCCTGCTGCGCGGGCAATTCGCCGCCGCCTGGAACGCCTTCATTCACCTGATCCTGCCCTCCGTCGCGCTCGGCACCATTCCGATGGCGATCACCGCCCGCATCACCCGCAACAGCCTGCTGGAAGTGCTGGGCCAGGACTACGTGCGTACCGCCCGCGCCAAAGGCCTGCCGCCGCGCAGCGTGACGCTCAAGCACGCCCTGCGCAACGCCCTGCTGCCGGTGGTGACGGTGGTGGGCCTGCAGGTCGGCGCCCTGCTCGGCGGCGCGGTGCTGACCGAGACCATTTTCTCGTGGCCGGGGCTGGGGTCGTGGCTCTACGACGCCATCTCGCTGCGCGACTACCCGGTGATTCAGGGCGGGGTCATTTTCGCGGCGCTGGTGGTCAGCGTGGTGAACTTGCTGGTGGACCTCAGTTACGCTTTCCTCGATCCCCGGATTCAGTACGCATGAAAGGAGGTCAGCCGTGACCACCACCGTCGCCGCGCCCGCCCGCAAGAAACAGGAAAACATCCTGTGGCGGCGCTTCAGAAAAAGTACGCCCGGCAAGGTCGGGGCCGTGATCGTGCTGTTTTTCGTGCTGCTGGCGCTGCTCGCGCCGGTCATTCAGCCGTACGACCCCTCCACCGACATCGACTACCGCTACCGGCTGGCCCCGCCGAGCGTCTCGGCCCTCTGGGACGCCGAC encodes the following:
- a CDS encoding glutamine synthetase III — protein: MNQDFEVVAAARNWRIDVQQKHTPQQLVSEVFGEDVLTLETLRQRLSKPMFKSLQATLERGDPLDPKIADAVALAMKTWAMDKGATHYTHWFQPLTGSTAEKHDSFLSPSSDGSALAQFSGSELIQAEPDASSFPSGGLRATFEARGYTAWDPSSPAFIMRHANGATLCIPTAFASWTGEALDLKTPLLRSIEALNKAVVPALNLFDTPVGRVSSSLGAEQEYFLIDEDYFYRRPDLVMTGRTLFGAKPPRGQELEDHYFGAIPDRVLSFMTDAETQLYALGIPVKTRHNEVAPGQFEIAPIYEQSNVAADHQQLIMQVLRNTARKYGLVALMHEKPFAGINGSGKHCNWSMGTDLGDNLLEPGATPHENLQFLFFCSAVIKAVDEHQDLLRISVASANNDHRLGANEAPPAIISIFLGSELTEILDRIASGQGGRGKAAGFLGLGSSVLPEIPRHAGDRNRTSPFAFTGNKFEFRAVGSSQSISFPITVLNTIVADAVQVLTQELKAKLADGQDLQSAVGELVKATYEAHKRIIFNGDGYAEAWHQEAEQERGLLNMRTSLDAIEHLSDAKNVALFGKYNVLSERELAARQEIMYDIYFKTVNIEGETTESVAATQIMPAALAYLAELSGIKAGKAASAISEEVAQAADEMYDALSDLRAQNEAQGGEEVHEKAHHMRDHVLPAMQAVRQAADKLEKVVAAKHWPMPTYRQMLFVK
- a CDS encoding glutamine synthetase family protein is translated as MTPDDAPRPSTQASVLQQLQESRVNFLRLQFTDVLGTAKNIEVPRSQFEKALSGGVMFDGSSIQGFTRIEESDMLLQPDLSTFLIYPQFSREEGERGKVARIICDVMLPSGEPFPGDPRFVLKRQIARAAEAGFTLYAGTEPEFFLFERGPGGRGTTLTNDQAGYFDLAPIDQGERIRREITNKLFEMGFEIEGAHHEAAPGQHEIDFRYQDALAAADAISTFKFVVKRVALEYGLLASFLPKPVAGVNGSGLHTHLSLFRNGHNAFYDPAGEFELSDTALHFIGGLLDHAPGLCAVTNPTINSFKRLVPGFEAPVNVAWSTSNRSALLRVPAKRGNSTRAEFRLPDPSCNPYLALSVILAAGLDGIVQKTVPPPAIQRNIYQMTVREKRHHRVRELPRDLYDALESLERDEVVAGALGDHALEHFLRAKRAEWRTYAAVVHPWELEQYLDTV
- a CDS encoding branched-chain amino acid ABC transporter substrate-binding protein; amino-acid sequence: MKKTSILALTLLGSLTLGAASAQTTIKIATLSPLSGGQSDLGTQIKNGAQLAVNEYASQFKRLGFDLSLVGYDDQADPATGTAAARKIAADNSILAVVGTLNSGVAIPSSAALAPSHVAMVSPANTANQVTDRGLKNMNRIVARDDAQGPAGANFMVSKLKVKSVYLLNDKTAYGEGLAAEVKKALQAKNVKISGDEGTEEKSDFSAIIQKIKLTKPDAIYFGGIYNQVGVFLKQLREQGVTIPVVGGDGLDSEQMVTIGGKGSDNVFYTTVAAPAEALPAAKTVANNYSKTFGKDIQGFGLFGYDAAKVTLQGVLAAIKANGNKLPSREQVETAVRKVRATGLLSGTVQFNSVGDRQSAKMYIMNINNGKFTLDSTISVKAPTQ
- a CDS encoding branched-chain amino acid ABC transporter permease; the encoded protein is MDFATLAPFLVGVIVSGLVLGFVYAIIALGYTMVYGVLQLINFAHSEVFVTGAVVGFEVFRVLGDSPMNGYLKLLIALLAAMLVSGLLNVLIERLAYRPLRNAPRLVPLITAIGVSLILQDLIRIIEGFQGRFDLTYRLPEGFSTSFCGAESSCAPIGKFLGTVGIQLQLKEVMLVVVSLIMLGGLNYLVNYTKLGRAIRAVAQDRVTAGLMGIDANGIISLTFLIGGALGGVSGVLFGLKFGTVNAYSGFDPGIVAFTAAVLGGIGSIPGAVLGGLVLGVIQNLIGVTNILGNVLGLANLGVIDSSYQRIGAFLVLVLILIFKPTGLLGRSNTEKV
- a CDS encoding branched-chain amino acid ABC transporter permease is translated as MTAVRPGSQPPTRAPDRSLSLIVLAIISSALLLISQERSWLAALPSFIGNILKNPLVASLVLTLFLANLLFAYRWNAQLWAKLLVGGLSLFLILPWAGRDNTSVFDLAIQIGIFAALSLGLNIVVGLAGLLDLGYIAFFAVGAYTWGIFGSGQIGKVMTYFKENGSNGPLTLIIGLALLIATALSLRAINRVKGKRTPAANWGFLLAALGLVIGVILTVRGAVILASAGTALGSGVNPNFFWLFLILAVAAAASVGVLIGLPVLKLKGDYLAIITLGLGEVIRVLANNLSIYSNGSQGITPIGSASVPWLDSLAGGLGFSPDQYNLFFLYFLVLVIIAVIILVNMRLDRSRIGRAWIAIREDEIAAQAMGIPLVQTKLIAFATGASFAGIMGVIFAAKQTFISPESFILTQSISVLSMVVLGGLGSIPGVILGAAVVTILNISLLPSLGEATANLNLPQQVNPAQLQRLVFGGILVAMMLFRPEGLLPSVRQRRMMHEDDDVAGNLTPQDSIAGELNPENAAEVYSPGIATRADNERGGGTQ
- a CDS encoding ABC transporter ATP-binding protein; amino-acid sequence: MLSIKGLTKIFGGLTAVNSVDLEIPRQSIVSVIGPNGAGKTTFFNMITGIYEPSAGTVELDGQSLVGLRPDQVTSAGIARTFQNIRLFASMDSQENVMVGRHARLKAGYIDSLLRTRRFHDSEQEAREVADLMLDFVGLKRFRFELATNLPYGDQRKLEIARALATSPKLVLLDEPAAGMNPRETEELKSLIRRIRDDLGVTVCLIEHDMRLVMTLSEHITVLDYGTKIAEGLPHEVRNNPKVMEAYLGRGAAAGEYGKEEALKGGAADA